TGATTTGCTGCAAACATGTCGCTCGCTGCCCAACGACGTGCGCGGGGATTTGACCCAGTTGCCGGGGTTGCTGGTGGCGCGGTGCCTGGCCAGTGAGGCGTTATTGGCGCGCGGTTGGCTTATAGATTTGTGGCGCTTACTCAGACCTGCATTACTCGGACGAGAAGCCCTCGCCCCAAGAATCTGGAGCACCTGAGAGCCACCCCTCACCCCCCGCCCTCTCCCCAGAGGGGAGAGGGAGCCTGACCGAGTCGTACTGAAAAAATTTCACATGCTCAAAAAATATTGCTGACCGATCCGGCCATGAAAAACAACCGAGATCAGTCCCTTCTCCCCAGAGGGGAGAGGGAGCTTGACCGAGTCGTACTAAAAAAATTTCACATGCTCAAAAAATATTGCTGACCGATCCGGCCATGAAAACAACCGAGATCAGTCCCCTCTCCCCAGAGGGGAGAGGGAGCTTGACCGAGTCGTACTAAAAGAATTTCAAATGCTCAAAAAATATTGCTGACCGATCCGGCTATAAGAAACAACCGAGATCAGTCCCCTCTCCCCTCTGGGGAGAGGGCTAGGGTGAGGGGTGGTTCAATTGACACACCCCCACCGTAAGAACCTCACAAAACTGCCGATATGGATTCCCGACGATGGACCTGACCCCACGCGAAAAAGACAAGCTGTTGATTTTCACCGCCGGCCTCGTGGCCGAGCGGCGTTTGGCGCGCGGCGTGAAACTCAATTACCCGGAGGCCATGGCCTACATCTCCGCCGCGCTGCTCGAAGGCGCGCGGGACGGCCGTACTGTCGCCGAGTTGATGCACTTCGGCACCACGTTGCTGAGTCGCGAACAAGTGATGGAAGGCATCCCGGAAATGATCCCGGAGATCCAGGTCGAAGCGACGTTCCCCGACGGCACCAAACTGGTCACCGTCCACCAACCGATCGCTTGAGGCCGCGCCATGACTTATCACATTCGTGATGCGCTGCACGCCGACCTGCCGGCGATCCGCGACATCTACAACGACGCGGTGCTCAACACCACGGCGATCTGGAACGAACAGGCCGTCGACCTCGGCAACCGCCAGGCGTGGTTCAGCGCCCGGCAAGCCCAGGGTTACCCGATTCTGGTGATCGTCGACGCTGACAACAGCGTGCTCGGCTACGCTTCGTTCGGTGACTGGCGGCCCTTCGACGGCTTTCGCCACACCGTCGAGCATTCCGTCTACGTGCGCAGCGATCAACGCGGCAACGGCATCGGCCCGCAACTGATGAGCGAACTGATCGAACGCGCCAGAGGCTGCGCCAAACACGTGATGGTCGCCGCCATCGAAAGCGGCAACGCCGCCTCTATTCGCCTGCACCAGCGCGCCGGTTTTGTCATCACCGGGCAGATGCCCCAGGTGGGCACCAAGTTCGGTCGCTGGCTCGACCTGACCTTCATGCAACTGCCCCTCAATCCTGGCGCGGAGCCGCCGCTCGCCAACAAGGAGTGACACCGATGAACGCTGCCCAATTGCGTCGCGTCAATGTTGAAAGCTTTGCGCACTATCGCCAGGGTTTGATCGATTTGCTCCTGGACGCCGTGGGTTATGGCGCCAGCGTCGGCTTCATGGCCGACCTCGATGCGACGCAGGCGCGGGCCTATTTCGATGAGGTCGAAGGCAACCTGAACCAGGGCAATGTGCTGCTGTGGGTGGTGGTCAAGGACGAGCAGGTGCAGGCCAGCGTGCAGCTGACCTTGTGCCAGAAAGCCAATGGCCTGAACCGCGCCGAAGTGCAGAAACTGCTGGTGCGCGAGCAGGCGCGGCGGCGCGGTCTGGGCCAGCAATTGATGAGCGCGCTGGAGCTCGGCGCGCGCCAGCACAAGCGCGGCATGCTGTACCTAGACACCGAGGCCGGCTCCCCCGCCGAAGATTTCTACAAGGCGCTGGGTTACACCCGCGCCGGGCAGATCCCCGATTACGCGTGCGACCCGGCCGGCAACTATCGGCCGACCGCTCTCTATTACAAAGTTCTGCAAGGAGTGAATGGATGATTCCCGGTGAATACCAGATCCAGCCCGGCGACATCGAACTCAATGTCGGCCGCCGCACCATCAGCCTGAAAGTCGCCAACAGCGGCGACCGGCCGATTCAGGTCGGCTCGCACTATCACTTTTTCGAAACCAACGACGCGCTGACCTTCGACCGCGCCGCCAGCCGCGGCATGCGCCTGAACATCCCGGCCGGCACGGCGGTGCGGTTTGAGCCGGGGCAGAGCCGCGAAGTCGAATTGGTTGATTTGGCCGGGCATCGCCGCGTGTTCGGCTTTGCCGGCAGGATCATGGGTGACCTCGACTGACACCGCACCTGTGGCGAGGGGGCTTGCCCCCGTTCGGCCGCGCAGCGGTCGTAAAACCGGTCACCTCGGTTCATCAGAAAAACCTCATCACCCAATTTGCGGGCGCTTCGCACCCGAACGGGGGCAAGCCCCCTCGCCACACTAAATTTGTGCAAGGAATTGCGATGAAGATATCCCGTCAAGCCTACGCCGACATGTTCGGCCCCACTGTCGGTGACAAGGTCCGTCTGGCCGATACCGAGCTGTGGATCGAGGTCGAAAAAGACTTCACCACCTATGGCGAAGAAGTGAAATTCGGCGGCGGCAAAGTCATCCGCGATGGCCAGGGCCAGAGCCAATTGCTCGCACGCGACGTGGTCGACACCGTCATCACCAACGCGCTGATCATCGACCACTGGGGCATCGTCAAAGCCGATGTCGGCCTCAAGGACGGACGCATCGCCGGCATCGGCAAGGCCGGCAACCCGGACGTGCAACCAGACGTGACCATCGCCATCGGCGCGAGCACCGAAGTCATCGCCGGTGAAGGCATGATCCTCACCGCCGGCGGCATCGACACGCACATTCACTTCATCTGCCCGCAGCAAATCGAAGAAGCGCTGATGAGCGGCGTCACCACCATGATCGGCGGCGGCACCGGCCCGGCCACCGGCACCAACGCCACGACCTGCACCTCCGGGCCGTGGCATCTGGCGCGGATGCTCCAGGCTGCCGACGCGTTCCCGATGAACATCGGCCTCACCGGCAAGGGCAACGCCAGCCTGCCCGAACCGTTGATCGAACAGGTCAAGGCCGGCGCCATCGGTCTGAAACTCCACGAAGACTGGGGCACCACCCCGGCGAGCATCGACAACTGCCTGAGCGTTGCGGACGAGTACGACGTGCAAGTGGCAATTCACACCGACACGCTCAACGAATCCGGTTTCGTCGAAACCACCCTCGCCGCGTTCAAGGGCCGCACCATCCACACCTATCACACCGAAGGTGCCGGTGGCGGGCACGCGCCGGACATCATCAAGGCCTGCGGTTTCCCCAACGTGCTGCCGAGTTCGACCAACCCGACGCGGCCGTTTACCCGCAACACCATCGACGAGCACCTCGACATGTTGATGGTCTGCCATCACCTCGACCCGAGCATCGCCGAAGACGTCGCGTTCGCCGAAAGCCGCATCCGCCGCGAGACGATTGCCGCCGAGGACATCCTCCACGACCTCGGCGCGTTCTCGATGATCAGCTCTGACAGCCAAGCCATGGGCCGCGTCGGTGAAGTGATCACGCGCACCTGGCAGACCGCCGACAAAATGAAAAAACAGCGCGGCGCGTTGCCTCAGGATGGCGAAGGCAACGACAACTTCCGCGCCAAACGCTATATCGCCAAATACACGATCAACCCGGCGATCACCCACGGCATCAGCCACGAAGTAGGCTCAATCGAAGTCGGAAAATGGGCCGATCTGGTGCTGTGGCGCCCGGCGTTTTTCGGAGTCAAACCGACGCTGATTCTCAAGGGCGGCGCGATTGCCGCGAGCCTGATGGGCGATGCCAACGCTTCGATTCCGACGCCGCAACCGGTGCATTACCGCCCGATGTTCGCCAGTTATGGCGGCTCGCTGCACGCCACCAGCCTGACGTTTATCAGCCAGGCTGCGCAGGACGCCGGGTTGCCCGAAGCGTTGGGGCTGAAGAAGAAAATCGCTGTGGTGAAGGGCTGCCGCGACGTGCAGAAGACCGACCTGATCCACAACGATTACCTGCCAAACATCGACGTCGATCCGCAGACTTATCAGGTCAAGGCTGACGGCGTGTTGCTGTGGTGCGAACCGGCCGAAACCCTGCCGATGGCGCAGCGTTACTTCCTGTTCTGACTTCGCACAAAACCCCGTAGGAGCGAGGCTTGCCCGCGAAGGCGCAGGCACATTCCAAATCAATCCTGGATGTGCCGACGCCTTCGCGGGCAAGCCTCGCTCCTACAGGGTTTGTGGGTTAGTCGGTGGTGGTTTCAACCTTGAAGGGGATCTCGACGCGCTGCACTTTTGCGCGGTCCATCGCTTGCTGGGTCAAGGTCTGACGCAGCTGGTTGATTTGCGCTTCGATGTCTGCCAACTCGGCGTTGCAAGCCGCGTCGCTCATGACCACGCCCGGTGCGATGGCGCTGTCGGGTTTGCCCAGTTCGAAGGCCAGTATCCGCAGCTCTTCTTTGAGTTTTGCTTTGGCTGCAGGCGTCAACGCCTGGCCTGAAGCCCGCTCATCCAAGGCAATTTTCAGCGCGGTGACGTCATCGTAGCGTTTGCGCAACGCACGGAACGCGCGTCGGTTGGAGGCTTCGACGTAGTCTTTCCAGAACGGCACGGCAATGATCGACTCGCGCAGCAGCGGTGCTTGTTCCAGGGCAATAACAGTGTCGTAGGCATCGTCGATCATCTTCTGTGTGACCCCGGCCATGTTGCGGAACAGCATCGACCGCGCCTGCCACGGCAAGTCGAGACGGTCGGCCAGCCCGATCAGAAAACTCAAGTGCACTTCCACCACGTCAATCGTCCCGACGACGTTACCTTCAGCGTCAACTCGACGCAGTTGCTCCTTGGCGGCCAAGCGCTCGGCAACGTGTCGTCGAGCGATGGCATTGACCTGCTCGATGCGTGACTGCCCTTTGGCGAGTTCAACCAGTTCGCCCTCGACCAGACCCGGATTACCCAGGGATTTCGCTTCATCCACCAAGACGCGCATGCCCAACTCGTTGAATGCCTGGATGGCGCCATCCCGGCAATTGGTCGGCACCGTCGCCTCGGCAAACAGCGACTCGCGCAACTCGCCGTTCTCGTGCATGGCTTTGAGCATGCGCCAGACCTTGTCGCTGAGGTCGCCGCGGTACACGCCGCCGCTCTTGAAGTCAGCGGTTTCAGTCAAATCCTTGAGCAAGGAAAAGAACGCCTCCGAGCCGAATTCGTCTTCCAGCTCATCCCAGATCACTTGCTGTGAACGCCACTGCGCCGTGGTCATGCCTTGCGTCCATTGGACGCTGTCTACCGTGCCCAGCGGCGGGTACGCGCGCTCTGGGTCCAGACCCACTGATTCGGTGTAAAGCCTGACCTGGCGGATCGCCTCCGCGCTCATTGGCGGCTCGCTCAGCGAAAGGTGCGTGCGCCCCAGCAACTCCGCGCGGAACGAACCCGGCGCTACCTGCGGCACCTGCGTGATCGGGTTGTTGCGCATGTCGAGATAGATGTTGCGCGGGCGCTGCTGGCTGAAAATCCCCGTCGGCCACGTGTCGATGCCGGTGTCTTCCAGCACCAATACATGCAGATCGCGCATCAACGTAATGTCCGGCACCAGGCCGATGGGATTGCCGGAAAATGCCATTGCGTGCACGCGATCGAGCGACCGCAGGCGCGCCACGGCCTCGGGCGTCAGCACGATCCGGTTGCCGTTGAGCGCCAGGTCGGTGAGGTAGCGCATGTCGCCGATAAAGGGTGGCAGCTCGGTCAGCAAGTTGTCGGTCATATCAAGGACGCGTAAACGCCGGAAGTTCTGCACAAAGCGCAGCTGGCCGCTACTCACTCCGGTATTGCGCAGGCTCAGGCTGGTGACATGGTCAAAATCGGCCTGCAACTGCGGGAAATTTACCAAGTGGCGATCCAGCGGCATGCCGTCCAGCACCAGTGATTGCGGATGCGCAAGGCCAGGAGCCCTGACGCCTTTTGGCCCGGTACGCTGCCAGCATCGCCTGAGCAAAGTACACAGCTCGTTTCGCGCATGCCATTGCGCGACGCCGGCGGGACTGAAGCGAATCGCGTCAGTCGGGCTATCGCGCCAACGCTGCAGGGTTTCGCACAGGTTGCTGAACTCGTGCTCAATGCTTCGCACGTAGGCGTCCAACGGGATATTTCGTCGATACAGATTATCCAGCACCCGGTCGATATCATCGCTGACGAAGCCTGGATAGAGACTGTTCAGGCGAGTGCGCGCGTTGGCTTCGCCGGGAATGATCCGCTGGAAATCACGCGGCATGCCGCCGGGCAATTTCATGGTCTGCGGGTCGTAAGCCGGTTGGTTGATCGGCGCGTCCTGCAACACCGTCGAAAACGTCCCCCGGGCCAAAGGTTGTTGTTGCACTTTGCGCTTGAGTTGCGCGCCTTGAAAAATGTCGAAACCCAGCGCGGTGCGCTCCTTGTCGGGCAAGGCATGCAGCAGCGCAGCGTACAAATCGTCGGCGCCGTGCAGATGCAGGTCGAGATCGTCGCGCGCCTCGAACAGTCCGTTTTCGTTGACCACCAGCACTTTGCGAATGGCTGCCGACTGCGGGCCGACGCTGTCGCGCAACGTGCCTTCAAACCCCAGCTCGCGCACTTCGATGCGCACGTTGTCGGCCCAACCGGGCAACGCCGCGATGCTGTGTAACGCCAGGCGCTCGGTGTCGGCACCAGCCACTGCGTCCAGGTACAAACCCTCGTAGCTGCGGGCGATACGCACTTCGCGCAACGCTTCACGTGCCTGCGTGCGCAGCCGCAAGGGCAGGCGGGATTTCTGCTCGATGAAGCGCAGCTCCTCTCGGGAAGCTTGCTCGATCAGTTGCCGCGCAACTGAGTACGGCAATTGTGCAAAGTCACGTTGCAGCAACAATTGCCGCGGGTCTTCGATGAGTTCGCCGCGCTGGTACATCGACTCGAACACACGCTCGATTTCGCCCCCGGCGCGCATCGCCAGGCGATCGCTCAGCGCCTGCAGTCGCTCGCCTCGCATGCTGGACACACGTTGCCCGATCAGCGCGTGAATCTCGTCCTCACTCAGGGCGGCGAGCACCCGCTCAGCCAGTTTGCCGCCACGCAGTTGCGCCCGGCTGACCTTGATTACCTGCGTCCCGGTTGCGTTGGCGTTGCCGTACTTGATCGATGCACCGGAATAGACGCCGGAAGCGGCGTCGGTTTCGAACAATTCAATGGCTCTGGATTCGGGCCAGAACGGTAATTCGCAGAGGAACGTCGGCAGAAACCCTTCCAGTGATTGGGTAACCGTGTTGTGCAGAATCTGCTGGCTCAAGCCCTCGACCTCGGCATACACCTGAAAGCGCTTGATCGTGTCAGCCAGTATTCCGGGAGCGCGCTCATGCTCGGCATGCATCCGGCGCAACTGGTTATGATCCACCCCGCTGACCGTGCGAACTTGCGCCTGGCGCTCCGGCGCAAGGTTTTCGAGCGAGTGGCCCAGGCGACTCCAGACTTTGTCTTCATCCCAGGCCAGCGGCTCTTCCAGTTCGGTAATCCAGCCGCCCAAGTCGTTCTGCGCGAGGGTTGGCTGATAGGCATTTTCGCGCACCGGGTGTTGGATCCGCGGCCGAGCAGTGGCCGGGTCTTTTTTTACCGCATACCGTTTGTTCTCCAGCGCCAGCACCGACGTGCCGTCGTGGTCATGCAAACCCTGCGCATCGGGCTGCGAGTTCTCCGGCAACGGCAACGCCCGCTCATAGGGCGCGAGGTCAGGTTTCCACAAACTCGGCGTGCCATCGGGCAACTGCACGGCTTTCAGGCTGTCGACAACCGGCGAAGGCGTGACTGCTACCGGGATGCCGCCGGGCAGGACATGGCCAGCGCCCATCATCGCCAGTTGCGCGCCGTTGATCAGTACCGAGCAAATGTGCGCCGAGGCCTCGTCGCGATCACCCTTGCTCCAGTCTTCAATGCCTTCGGCGAAGTCCTCGGCCAATTGCGCAACCATGATCGCCAACATCGCCTCACCGAGCCCCGGCACCAGCATGGCGGTGAAGTTGAACAGGTTCCACGCGATATCCAGGTAACCGCTGAGACGTTTCCAGCGGCTCTGTGCATCTTCATCCCCGGTGGGTACGGCGATCCGCCGCGCATCGGCAATCGCCTTGTCCCGTCGCTCGTGGTACAGCGTGCTCCAGAGATCGTCGGTGATGACGTTGGTAATCGGCTCCGGATCGGGGCGCTCGATCGCGGTCTCGCGCCACCACGGCCCCATGTCCAGCGGCTCGCGCTGCTTCCAGGTAAACGTCTTGAGCCGCTCATTGACCCGGCGGAAAAAAGCCCCTTGGTCTTGCTGGGCGACAAAACGACTGAAAAATTCCTGATAGCCGCTTGTGCGCAGTTGGCCGATCAGGGTCTTCATGAAATCGCTGAAGGAGTCGTATTCTCTGAGCGGATGTTCCGGATCATCCGGGATGTAAACGATCACGTGACCGATCAAGCGACTCTGCCGGTAATTGTCCTGATCGCGCGCCATCGCTTCGGAGAGGCCCTTGGGGCCATTGGCAAAAAACGCCTTGAGCAGCTTCAGGCGCTCGAAATCCTGGTGCGGCAAGAACGGCACGATCTGCGCCCAGTCGAGTACGGTTCGCAGAGCTGTCGAGGTCAGGCTGTCGACGGCTTTTTTCGCCCAGCCCGGCTCGCCCACGGCGCTGAACAAGGTAATGCCATGGAGTCGAAAGCCCATCAGCGACAAGCGATGGTTGTGCAGCGGCAAATCGTAAAACGTCCTGTGCGCCTCGCCGTCGGCCACTTTCAGCAGCGCACCATAACCGTGATTGGTGATTTCACCTTTGAGCACAGCGGTCAACGCTGCGAGTTTGAACACTTGCTTGTCCCGCGCAACAGTCTCCTGCTGCAGTTTCACTCGTTGAGTGGCCGCCACCGGCTGCAACACACCTTTAATGTGCGCCTGGTATTTCGCGCCAAGGTCGAGGGTCCGAGCCAATGTCACAAATTGCGCAACCGTCATCGAATGCCGTTGCGGCGCGCCCTGCTCATCGGCAGTGAAAACCCCGGAGCCTTCGCTGAATGCATCGGCCTGCGCTTCCGCCGCTTCGAAGTTATGCAGCGCCGCGTCGAGCAGGGTCATTTTGCGCAAATGATCGGCGCCGCGACTGATGCCGAAGATGATTTTGCTGGGCACGTAGAGGCGTAATTCGGCGACCCGAACGTCGAGTTCGACGTTCAATTGGTCTTTTAATGCCTTGAGCAGCAGCGGCTCGGCAAACGCCTTTATGCCTTGCAAATCTGCGGTCAGCTCATCGACGTAGCCTTGAAACAGCCACCGCAGGCCAAACAAGTCGCGCCAATGGTCGCGATCGAGCTTCCGCGCCTTGAGGTACCACTCGGGGAACGTATTGATCAGCGTTTGCGCGGCGAGAATGCTCTCGCGGGGAACACTGGTGGCAACGACGAGGGATTTTTGCCTGATCAAATCGACATGAATGTCAGTGTCATTTATTTCAGAAAGGTAAGCCGTTTCATGTGCAGTTTCTTGCTGTGCGTCAGTCATATGACAACTACCGTCCGTGATTATCGAACGATCAGGCTAACCCGCAAAAATGTTCGAAAATAGCGCGAAAAATCGTCCAAACGCGCAACAAAATCGCAAAAAATCCTCAGTAATTGAAATATTGAAAATATATAAATACCAACCGCCGCCGAGATTTTTTGCTAGCGCACATCAACGGTGTGCACTCGACGCGAAGACGTTAATATGCGGTTTGCTTTTCCGCTCTCACCGCCGGGGTTCTGGTTTATGCGTTTAAGCGAATTCATCGTGGTAGAGGTTGATCGGGTCGTCGATGAATGGGAGGAGTTCGCCCGCGAGCTCACGCCTGACGACAATCTGGATCGCATCACTTTGCGCGATCACGCCCGTGCCATCCTGCTGGCTGCCGCACGGGACATGAACACCGCGCAGACTGCCGCAGAGCAGGCCGCGAAGGCCAAGGGCGATGGCCCTGACAAATCCCCGAAACTGATCGAGGCCGCTGCCAGCCATGGCGAATTGCGCCATATCGTCGGGTTTGACCTGGTGCAGATGACGGCCGAGTTTCGCCACTTGCGCGCCTGCGTCATTCGGCTGTGGGTCGAGAGCCTGAAGACGCCGGACCTGGCCTACTTCCAGGACATGATCCGTTTCAATGAAGCGATAGACGAGGCGCTGGCCGAATCGACCGCCGCTTATGCCGGGCAGGTCAACCATTCGCGCGATATGTTCCTGGCGATCCTCGGCCACGACCTGCGCGCGCCGTTGCAAGCGGTGAGCATGTCCACCGAAATGCTTCTGCGCAAAACCGATCTGGACGGCGCGGCGCTGACGAGTGTGAAGCACATCAAGCGCGGCACGCTGCACATGGCGGCGATGGTCAGCGATCTGCTTGAACTGGTGCGCAGTCGGCTGGGCAAGACGCTGCCAATCGAACCCGCGCCGATGGACCTTGCCGATGCGGCGCACGAGGCCATTGCCCAGGCCTGCGCCGGCAACCCGGAATGCGATCCGTCGATCACGGTTAAGGGTGATACGCGAGGGTCGTGGGATGGCGGGAGGATCAATCAACTGCTGCAGAATCTGATCGGTAATGCCTTGCAGCATGGCTCGAACAAGCGCGACGTTACCGTGGAACTGATGGGCGAAGGCGAGGACGTGCGCCTGACCGTGCATAACTTTGGCGTGCCGATCCCGCCAGAGGCGATTGCGACGATTTTCGACCCGCTGGTGCGCAGCGTTGACGAAACACTCGGGCAGCCGTCGACCAGCCTCGGTTTGGGGTTGTTTATCGTCAAGGAAGTAGTCCGCGCGCATGGCGGGACGATTGAAGTCAGTTCCAATGCGCAGGATGGGACGTTGTTTACCGTGGTGCTGCCGCGCGGGGTTTGACCTTTAGAGCCGCACCTCCTTTAGAGCTACGTCACCTTTAGAGCTGCGTCACCTTTAGAGCTGCGTCACCTTTAGCGCTGCGCCATCTTCATCGCGAGCAAGCTCGCTCCCACAGGGATCTCGGTGGTCAGCAGAACCGCAGGGTTTCATGACCACCGCAAAACCCTGTGGGAGCGAGCTTGCTCGCGATGGCGATTGAACAAACATCCCGATATTCGGGCTGTTACTCAACCACCAACCGGCCCAACCGCTGTTTCAACATGCGGTTCTCCGCGCGCAGCTGCTGGACTTCTTCCAGCAGGTCCAGCGCCAGCGCGACGCCTTCCCACTCCAGCTCCAGATCATGCCGCAGCTTGGCCGCGCGTTTGGCCAGGGCCAGTTCGTAATCGTTGAAACGCCAATCCTTGGGCGCGGAGCCCTGAGGTTCGAGGATGCCGTGTTCGACGATCTCGATCACGTAGACGTCCGACAATTCGGTCGCCTCACAGAATTCTGCCATGTCCAGTTGAACGATCAGGGGACTGCTCATCGTCAGTATCTCCAGGTTCTAGCGGATCAGAAATTTTCTCTCGGATCGAACGCGGCTTTCTTCGCCAACTCTTGCCACAACGCCTTGGTTTCGTCGTCCGACGCTTTCGGCATCACAGCCTTGAGCTGCACGAAAAGGAAACCGCGCTCGCCCTTCTTGTTCAGCAAACCGTGGCCCTTGGCGCGCATGCGCTGGCCATTCTGGCTGCCGGCCGGGACTTTCAGGTTGATCTTGCCCGTCAGCGTCGGCACCGCCACTTCGGCGCCCAACGCCAGTTCCCACGGCGCCAGCGGCAAGGTGATGATGAGGTTTTCACCCTCGACATCAAATTTCGGGTGCGGCGCGAAACGGATGATCAGGAACAGGTCGCCATTGGCGCCGCCACCGATGCCCGGCGCGCCCTGACCCTTGAGGCGAATGCGCTCGCCGTCGGTCACGCCGGCGGGGATTTTTACGTTAAGGCTTTTTGTGGTGTTGCTGACGTGCTGGCCGGCCGCGTTGTATTGCGGGACCTGGAACGTGACCTTCTTCGATTCGTTCGAAAGTGTCTCTTCGAGAAATACTGCGAGTTCCATTTCCACGTCTTGCCCTCGACGTCCGGCGCTGCGGCCCGACTGTCCACCACCAAAACCGGGACCACGGTTGCCGAAGATCGAACTGAAGAAGTCCGAAAAATCGCCCGTGTCCTGACCACCACCAAAACCAGCGCCGCCACGGTTCTGCCAACCTGGGGGCCCCTGGAACGGCTGGCCGTGCTGGCCATATTTGCGCAAGTCGTCATATTCGGCGCGCTTGTCGGCACTTTTCAGCGCTTCATAAGCTTCCGAGGCGTCC
The window above is part of the Pseudomonas prosekii genome. Proteins encoded here:
- a CDS encoding chaperone modulator CbpM, which gives rise to MSSPLIVQLDMAEFCEATELSDVYVIEIVEHGILEPQGSAPKDWRFNDYELALAKRAAKLRHDLELEWEGVALALDLLEEVQQLRAENRMLKQRLGRLVVE
- a CDS encoding DnaJ C-terminal domain-containing protein, whose amino-acid sequence is MDFKDYYKILGVEPTADDKAIKAAYRKLARKYHPDVSKEKDAEEKFKDASEAYEALKSADKRAEYDDLRKYGQHGQPFQGPPGWQNRGGAGFGGGQDTGDFSDFFSSIFGNRGPGFGGGQSGRSAGRRGQDVEMELAVFLEETLSNESKKVTFQVPQYNAAGQHVSNTTKSLNVKIPAGVTDGERIRLKGQGAPGIGGGANGDLFLIIRFAPHPKFDVEGENLIITLPLAPWELALGAEVAVPTLTGKINLKVPAGSQNGQRMRAKGHGLLNKKGERGFLFVQLKAVMPKASDDETKALWQELAKKAAFDPRENF